In Deltaproteobacteria bacterium, the genomic window GTATCGCCGGTCACCGGATGGTCGGTCGGTCCGCTGCCGAGCGCGAGGTCGACCGGCGGCTCGGCCGCCTCGATGCTGATCTCGTCGTTGGCCGGCCCGGCTTCGGCGAGCGCGCACTCGACGCTGTAGTCTGCCGCGTGCGGCGTGTCCACGACCGGCGCCGGCGCTGCGGGCTCGCCGATGACGATCTCCCCCGACGTGTGGCTCGGCTTCGGCTGGGCCGGCGGGTACTCCCGCGTCACCTGCGACCGCCGATCGTAGGGGAGTGCGATCTGAGAGGGCGTCGACGACGTGCGCTGCACGGTACGGCCGCCGCGTTCGCGCTCGATGGCTTCGTCGCCGTGATCGAAACCGGTCGCGATTACGGTGATGCGCACCTCGTCGCCCATGTTGGCGTCGATCACCGAGCCGAAGATGATGTTCGCATCCTCGTGCGCGGCCTCCTGGACCAGCGTCGACGCCTCGTTGACCTCGTGCAGCGTCAGGTCCGGACCGCCGGTGATGTTGATCAGGACGCCGGTCGCTCCGTCGATGCTCACGTCCTCGAGCAGCGGCGACGTGATCGCCGCCTCCGCCGCCTCGACCGCGCGACGGTTGCCCGAGCCGACGCCAGTGCCCATCAGCGCGCGGCCCTGGTCCGACATGATCGTGCGCACGTCGGCAAAGTCCACGTTGATGAGCCCCGGCACGGTCATCAGGTCGCTGATGCCCTGTACGGCGTTGAGCAGCACCTCGTCGGCTTTCTTGAATGCGTCGATCATCGACACGTTGTGGCCGACGACCTGCAGCAGTCGATTGTTCGGGATGATGATGAGCGTGTCGACCGCCTCTTCGAGGCGCTCGATGCCGGCCTCGGCCTGGACCCGGCGCCGCTTGCCCTCGAACGTAAACGGCTTGGTCACCACCCCGACGGTGAGCGCGCCGCATTCGCGCGCGATCCGCGCGATGACCGGCGCGGCCCCGGTCCCGGTGCCGCCGCCCATGCCCGCCGTGACGAACACCATGTCGGCGCCCGTCACGGTGTCGGCGATGAGCTGCATGCTCTCCTCGGCCGCCTTGCGCCCGACATCCGGGCTCGCGCCGGCGCCGAGCCCGCGCGTGAGATTCTCGCCGAGCTGGAGCTTGGTCGGTGCCATGTTCGACTCCAGCGCCTGGATGTCGGTGTTGGCACAGACGAACTCGACCCCGTCGAGGTTCGCCGCGATCATCGTGTTGACGGCATTGCCGCCGCCTCCGCCGACGCCGATTACCTTGATTTTTGCGTGCGTGAGCTCGTCGAATTCGATCAGTGCCATGTGATGACCAGCCTCCCTACGTCACTTATCGATGCGGGCGCGGCGCGGGGCAAGTTTTTCAGAACATCTCTCCGAGCCACGACAGGGCGCGGCGCCAGCCACGTCGCTCTTCGGACCCCGCCAAGGGCGCAAAGAACGACTGTCCCTGCATGCCGTAGCGGACCAGGCCGACTGCAGTCGCGAACTCGGGCCCCTTGACCACGTCGATCAGACCGCCGAAGCCCTTGGGGGCGCCGGTCCGGGCCGGCACCTCGAGGATGTCCTCGCAGACCTCCGTCATGCCCGGCAGCGACGTCGACCCGCCGGTAATCACGACGCCGGCGGCGATGCTGTCGAGGTACCCGCTGCGGATCAACTCGCGCCGTACGTGGTCGAAGATCTCCTCGACGCGCGGCTGTACGATGCGCACGAGGATCTCGCGATCGAGCGTTTGCGGCGCGCGACCACCGACGGTCGGAACCTCCATCATCGTCTGGTCGCCGAGCAGATCGCGCAGCGCACAGCCGTACGCCTTCTTGATGTTTTCGGCCGCGCCGAGCGGCGTTCGCAGGCCCACGGCGATGTCGTTGGTGATGTGATTGCCGCCGAGCGGCAGGACCGCGGTATGGACGATCGCGCTGTCGACGTAGATTGCGATGTCCGTCGTACCGCCGCCGATGTCCACCAGCGCGACGCCGAGTTCGCGCTCGTCGTCTTCGAGCACCGCCAGCGCGGACGCCAGCGGCCCGAGCACGATCTCGGCCACGTTCAGCCCCGCCCCGTTGCAGCACTTGACGATGTTCTGCGCGCTCGTGACCGACGCGGTCACGATGTGAACCTTCGACTCGAGGCGAACGCCCGACATGCCGAGCGGCTCGCGGATGCCGTCCTGGTCGTCGACGATGTACTGCTGCGGCAAAACGTGGAGCACCTCCCGATCCATCGGGATCGCCACCGCTTTGGCCGCTTCGTTGACCCGGGCGACGTCGGAGTCGCGGACCTCCTTGTCCTTGACCGCGACGATCCCGTGCGAATTCAAGCCGCGGATGTGACTGCCCGAAATTCCGGCGTACACCGTGGTGATCTCGCAGCCGGCCATGTGCTCGGCTTCTTCGATCGCCTGCTTGATCGCCGCGATCGTTCGGTCGATGTGGATCACGACGCCGCGCCGAAGCCCGTTCGACGCGGACGTGCCGACGCCGGTGACGTCGATCTCGCCGTCCTCGTTCACCTCGCCGACGATCGCAGCGACCTTGGTCGTGCCGATGTCGAGGCCGACGACGATCTCCTCGCGTCTCGGTTTTGCCATCAGTTCGTCCCCCCGAAGCGAACCGTGATGCGGTTCGGGTTCGTCTCGTTGTCCAGGAACACAATGCGCGCACCTGCCCGTTCGTCGGGATCCAACGCGCGCCATGCCGCGTCGAACGCGGCCAGCCGGTCGTCCGGCTGCCGGTCGGCAGCGGTCCCCAACCGCAAAGCGAGCGGTCGATCGTAGGCAAACAGGGTGACGCCGTCGTCGGGGCCGAGGTGGACCTCGCCGAGTGGGGGCCGATCCGCGCTCCGCCGGTACGCGTCGGCGATGGCGAGCGCGCGGCGAATCCGCGCCTGCGCCCCGGCCGGGTCGGCGAGGTACTCGGTCCGCGCGATGCCGGTCACCACCGGCAGCCCGCGCCCCTCGCCGCGGTCGATCGCCGCCCGCTTGAACGGGCGCCCGTCCGCGTCCGCCAAGTAGAGCGCTCCGAGTTCCACGACAGCGGCCGCGCGCCGCTCTACGATCGAGACGTCGAGGGCGTTCGGCAACCGCCGCGCGACATCCGCGCGCGCGATCCACGGGTCGCGCTCGAGACGGCGGCGCACCTGGTCCGGATCGACGCGAAACACATTCGTGCCCGGGATGACGCCGGCGAGCGCGCGAACCCGATCGGGGCGGAGACGCTCGCAGCCGGACACGCGGATGGCGGCGACCGCGAACCGCGGCGACTGCGTCAGCCAGCCAACGGCGAGCGCGGCCGCCCCCGCGACCGCCGCCATGACCGCGACCGCGACGAGCCCCGGCAGCGCGCGCCGCCCCGCGCGGCGGGCGGCGGCGGCGACGGCACTCGCCGACGGCAGGTGGTCGCGCCACCGCTTGATGCGCCGGTTTCGCCGGGCGCGGCGCAGCCGGCGAACGCGCCGGCGCGCTTCGGTCGTGGGGCGGGTAGCAGCTCGGGGCACGTCCTACGTGCATAGACACGAACGCGCGCGCGGGGCAATTTTTCAGCCGTTTTCCGGCGCGACGCCGGCCGTCGCGCGCGGGGGAATGCGCGGCGCCGCCCGCGCGTTGTTCTGTCGGCGGCGGTCGGGCGTACCGGCGGCCCTGCCCCGGCGCAGCCGCCCGCGCGGCGCCCGGTGCTAGCCTGTCTGCGATGGCTCGGTTCCACATCCTCGTCGTCGACGACGAGCCCAACATCCTCACCTCGGTGCGGCGTGCGCTCGAACTCGAGGGCTACGCGGTCGCGGTCGCCGGGTCAGGTCCGGTCGCGCTCGACAAGCTCGCCGAGCGCGACGTGGATCTCGTGTTGCTCGACGTGGTCATGCCGGAGGTCGACGGTCTCGACGTGCTCGCGCGCATTCGCGAAGCTCGACCGGACGTGCCGGTCGTCATGATGTCGGGCAACGCCACGATCGAGACGGCCGTGCAGGCCACCAAGCTCGGCGCGCACGACTTCATCGAAAAACCGCTGTCGTCTGACAAGCTGCTCGTCACGGTCAAGAACGCGCTCGACTTCGCGCGCCTTCGCCGCGAGCACGAGCGGCTCGCGGCGCGCGAGGTGGCCGTCGCCGAGATGATCGGCACGAGCGCGGCGATGCGGGCGATCTTCGACAAGATCGCCAAGACGGCGCCGACCTCGGGACGCGTGCTGATCACCGGAGAAAACGGCACCGGCAAGGAGTTGGTCGCCCGCGCCATCCACCGCCACTCCAAGCGCGCCGACGCGGCGTTCGTCAAGGTCAACTGCGCCGCCATCCCCCACGAGCTGATCGAGAGCGAGCTGTTCGGCCACGAAAAGGGCGCGTTCACCGGCGCGACCCAGCAGCGGCGCGGCAAGTTCGAACTCGCCGACGGCGGCACGCTGTTTCTCGACGAGATCGGCGACATGACGCCGAGCGCCCAGGCGAAGGTGTTGCGCGTCTTGCAAGAGGGCGAACTCGAGCGCGTCGGCGGCTCCGAAACCATCCGGGTGGACGTGCGCGTCATCGCGGCGACGAACAAGATCCTGCCCGACGAGATCGCGGCGGGGCGTTTCCGCGAAGACCTGTACTACCGGCTCAACGTCGTCCCGATCGAGCTGCCCCCGCTTCGCCACCACCGCGAGGACATACCGGCGCTGGTGGATCACTTCTTGCGCATCTGCTGCGAAGACAACGACCGGAGGCCGAAGCGGATCGCGCCGTCGGCCGTGACCCTGCTGATGCAGTACGACTGGCCCGGCAACATCCGCGAGTTGAAGAACCTGATCGAACGCCTCGTGATCCTCACCGGCGACGCGCCCGAGATCGGCGAAGCGGACGTGCGCGACGCGTTGCCGCAGACGACGCCCACGCGCGGCTCGTACGCCCGCGGCGTGTCCCTCAAGGACATGGTGGCCGCCGCCGAGCGCGACATCATCCTCGCGGCGCTCGCCGAGCACGACCACCACATCGCCAACACGGCGCGCGCGCTGCAGCTCGAGCGCTCCCACCTGTACAAAAAGATGAAGGCGCTCGGAATCGACCACCGGGCCGCCGGCCGCGACCCATAGCGGGAGCCGACCGGCCCCGCGGCCCGCGCCTATGCCAAGGCCGCCTTGGCCTTGCCGGCCTTGGCCTTGCCGGCCCTGGCCTTACCGGCCTTGGCCTTGCCGACCTTGGTCGCCGCGCCGTTGCGCTTGCCGGTGCCGTTGACCGCGCCCACCGCGTCGCGCAGCGCGTCGATTTTCGGCGTGTGCTCCCAGGTGAACGTCGCGCCGGTGCGGCCGAAATGGCCGTACGCCGCCGTCCGCCGGAAGATCGGCCGGCGCAGGTCGAGTTCGCGGACGAGCATCCCGGGGCGGCAGTCGAACGTCCGCGCGACGGCCTTGGCGAGCCGCTCGTCCGACACGGTACCGGTGCCGAACGTGTTGACCAGCAGCGACACGGGCTTGGCCACGCCGATCGCATATGCAAGTTGCACCTGCACCTTCTTGGCAAGCTTCGCCGCCACGACGTGCTTGGCGATGTAGCGAGCGTAGTAGCTCGCAGACCGGTCGACCTTCGACGGATCCTTGCCCGAGAACGCGCCGCCGCCGTGCGCTCCCATGCCGCCGTAGGTATCGACGATGATCTTGCGACCCGTGAGGCCGGAGTCGCCCATCGGTCCGCCGACGACGAATCGCCCGGTCGGATTGACGAAGACCTTGGTCTTCGGCGTCCACAGGCGCTTCGGCACG contains:
- the ftsZ gene encoding cell division protein FtsZ, with protein sequence MIEFDELTHAKIKVIGVGGGGGNAVNTMIAANLDGVEFVCANTDIQALESNMAPTKLQLGENLTRGLGAGASPDVGRKAAEESMQLIADTVTGADMVFVTAGMGGGTGTGAAPVIARIARECGALTVGVVTKPFTFEGKRRRVQAEAGIERLEEAVDTLIIIPNNRLLQVVGHNVSMIDAFKKADEVLLNAVQGISDLMTVPGLINVDFADVRTIMSDQGRALMGTGVGSGNRRAVEAAEAAITSPLLEDVSIDGATGVLINITGGPDLTLHEVNEASTLVQEAAHEDANIIFGSVIDANMGDEVRITVIATGFDHGDEAIERERGGRTVQRTSSTPSQIALPYDRRSQVTREYPPAQPKPSHTSGEIVIGEPAAPAPVVDTPHAADYSVECALAEAGPANDEISIEAAEPPVDLALGSGPTDHPVTGDTVPNLAPPAALPRRRRDFSRVHPSLRHVLDDDLDSELDVPAFMRRHPDN
- the ftsA gene encoding cell division protein FtsA — protein: MAKPRREEIVVGLDIGTTKVAAIVGEVNEDGEIDVTGVGTSASNGLRRGVVIHIDRTIAAIKQAIEEAEHMAGCEITTVYAGISGSHIRGLNSHGIVAVKDKEVRDSDVARVNEAAKAVAIPMDREVLHVLPQQYIVDDQDGIREPLGMSGVRLESKVHIVTASVTSAQNIVKCCNGAGLNVAEIVLGPLASALAVLEDDERELGVALVDIGGGTTDIAIYVDSAIVHTAVLPLGGNHITNDIAVGLRTPLGAAENIKKAYGCALRDLLGDQTMMEVPTVGGRAPQTLDREILVRIVQPRVEEIFDHVRRELIRSGYLDSIAAGVVITGGSTSLPGMTEVCEDILEVPARTGAPKGFGGLIDVVKGPEFATAVGLVRYGMQGQSFFAPLAGSEERRGWRRALSWLGEMF
- a CDS encoding FtsQ-type POTRA domain-containing protein, whose product is MPRAATRPTTEARRRVRRLRRARRNRRIKRWRDHLPSASAVAAAARRAGRRALPGLVAVAVMAAVAGAAALAVGWLTQSPRFAVAAIRVSGCERLRPDRVRALAGVIPGTNVFRVDPDQVRRRLERDPWIARADVARRLPNALDVSIVERRAAAVVELGALYLADADGRPFKRAAIDRGEGRGLPVVTGIARTEYLADPAGAQARIRRALAIADAYRRSADRPPLGEVHLGPDDGVTLFAYDRPLALRLGTAADRQPDDRLAAFDAAWRALDPDERAGARIVFLDNETNPNRITVRFGGTN
- a CDS encoding sigma-54-dependent Fis family transcriptional regulator — its product is MARFHILVVDDEPNILTSVRRALELEGYAVAVAGSGPVALDKLAERDVDLVLLDVVMPEVDGLDVLARIREARPDVPVVMMSGNATIETAVQATKLGAHDFIEKPLSSDKLLVTVKNALDFARLRREHERLAAREVAVAEMIGTSAAMRAIFDKIAKTAPTSGRVLITGENGTGKELVARAIHRHSKRADAAFVKVNCAAIPHELIESELFGHEKGAFTGATQQRRGKFELADGGTLFLDEIGDMTPSAQAKVLRVLQEGELERVGGSETIRVDVRVIAATNKILPDEIAAGRFREDLYYRLNVVPIELPPLRHHREDIPALVDHFLRICCEDNDRRPKRIAPSAVTLLMQYDWPGNIRELKNLIERLVILTGDAPEIGEADVRDALPQTTPTRGSYARGVSLKDMVAAAERDIILAALAEHDHHIANTARALQLERSHLYKKMKALGIDHRAAGRDP
- a CDS encoding methionine adenosyltransferase (catalyzes the formation of S-adenosylmethionine from methionine and ATP; methionine adenosyltransferase); translated protein: VPKRLWTPKTKVFVNPTGRFVVGGPMGDSGLTGRKIIVDTYGGMGAHGGGAFSGKDPSKVDRSASYYARYIAKHVVAAKLAKKVQVQLAYAIGVAKPVSLLVNTFGTGTVSDERLAKAVARTFDCRPGMLVRELDLRRPIFRRTAAYGHFGRTGATFTWEHTPKIDALRDAVGAVNGTGKRNGAATKVGKAKAGKARAGKAKAGKAKAALA